The DNA sequence GAAGCGGAAAGGAAGAGCACCAGAAAGTTCTTGACTTCATTCAGGGCTTTCTGGCAGGGATTCGAGCAGAGTAAGGCTGCAAAAAAATAAACATGTGTCCGGTTAGAAGCAGTAAATGAGTTGCAAGGATAGCGGCAGATGAGCCATTGGCTAAGATGTCCGGGAATTGATCGGCTAATTTAATGTGCTTTTACCAATTATAGAGAGGAGTATTAAGAAGGAGGACAGGAATTTATTATGAAACAGCAAGCGAAGCCGGAAAGGTCATCGTTAAACGATGCAAATGGAATTACCCGACTTGCCGTTTCCGGCTACAAATCGATAAGTCAAGAGCAATCCATTGATATGAAGCCATTAACTGTTTTAGCAGGTGCAAATAGCTCGGGTAAGTCCAGCATTATGCAGCCTCTCCTCCTGCTCAAACAGACACTGGAAGCGAGCTACGATCCCGGTGCGCTTTTGCTTAATGGCCCAAATGTAAGATTCACTTCCGTAGATCAATTATTTTCCCGCACAGGCAATAAGAAAAAACGCGCGGATACCTTTCGAGTGGGAATCGAAATAGCGTCTGAGACAACTCTTACCATATCCTTTCATCGACAACCGAAGAAAGGAATTGAAATTCAGCAAATGACCTTTATCAGCGATAGTGAGAAAACTGCTCTGAGCCCTGGAATGACCCATGACGAAATAATATCAATTATCCCATCTTCAGTTGAAAAGTTACCTAAAATGTTCGCCGGAGAGAAAAAAAAAGAACCTGGATGGACTGTTGTCCGTGATCGGTGTTTTTTATTACTGGCATTAAAGTTGAAAGACGGGAAGGAAATTCGGATTTCTATTCCAGGTCTTTTACAAGGTATAACCAGTCTCTCACCAGGCATGACTGTTGAGCCTTATATCCGTGAGTTGATTCATCTCCCTGGATTAAGGGGGAATCCCGAAAGAACTTACCCGGTGACTGCTGTAGGTTCCATGTTTCCAGGAACATTCCAGGAATATACGGCCAGCGTTATTGCCCAGTGGCAGGCAGATAACCAGGAAGACAAGATCGAAGGATTAAGCAAGGATCTTGAACGGCTTGGCCTGACCTGGAAAGTGCATGCAAAGCCGATTAACGAGACACAAGTTGAGATACAGGTAGGGCGATTGACTCGCGCGGCCAGAGGCGGAGCCGGCGACCTGGTAAACATAGCTGATGTTGGCTTTGGTCTATCACAGACATTGCCCTTGATTGTGGCCATTCATGCTGCCAAGCCGGGACAGTTGCTATACGTGGAACAGCCGGAAATTCATCTCCACCCAGGTGCCCAGTTTGCCATGGCGCGGGTACTGGCTGATGCTGCCAATCGCGGTGTCCGGGTGGTTATAGAGACGCACAGCAGTTTGCTGCTCCTGGGTGTTCAAACTATAGTAGCTGAGGGCGCCCTTTCACCGGATAAGTTGAAACTGCACTGGTTCAAACGTCGGGAAAATGGCGCCACCGAGATTAGAAGTGCTGATCTGGACGAAGCGGGTGCTTTTGGGGACTGGCCTGAAGATTTCGATAAAGTTGCCCTTGATGCACAAAGCCGCTATCTTAACGCTGCTGAAGCGCGCCTCATGAGGAAATAGCTTCATGGCTTCGAGACGGCTGGTTATCGATGCTTCGGTTGCCCGCTCCGCTGGGGGAGATGAGGCGACCAATCTACAATCACAATGTTGCCGGAATTTTCTGCAATCCATACTGGATATTTGTCACCGAATGGTCATGACGCCGCAGATCATCAGTGAATGGAACAGACACCAATCGAACTTCGCCAGGATGTGGCGAGTCTCAATGATGGCTCGAAGGAAAGTAGATTTCCTCAATGATATCCAAAACAGCGAGCTATCCGAAAAAATCAAGCTCGTTGCGGTCAAGGAAAATGATGTTGAGGCTATGCTCAAAGATTTTCACTTGATTGAGGCTGCTCTGGCTTCTGAAAGAACTATTATTTCCCTTGATGAAATCGTAAAGAAGCTGTTTGCGGCTGCATCCGGCAGCATAGGTGAGCTCAAGAACGTTGTATGGGTAAATCCTGCCAAGGAGGATGAGCATCCAATCATCTGGCTGCAAGATGGGGCGAAGGCTGAAAAGGATCGTCAACTTGGATAAAAGTTGTGCTCTATGATGACTGCAAAGAGAAAAGGTGGATGCTACCATACCATAGATACACGAAGTATCAGCGGGAAAGAAGCGATAGAGTATATATTACGAATGGTCGAATAGTAACTTTTATTCAGAAGTCAGAAGCCAGGAGTCAGAAGTCAGGAGTCAGGAGCCAGAAGAAAAGAAAGCCTTTATTCTGATCACTGACCACTGATCACTGTCTTTACTGACCACCGACCACTGACCGCTTTCTTTTATCATGTCTATAAACGAGCTTTATAACCACATGACTCTTTAATCAAAGGAGCAGCACAATGGATAAGCAGTATTCAATCAGTCCGGATGGTGAGAAGTTCGCAATTCCTCAGGAAGAGGACTATAAACAGGAGTTTGTACGAATCGAGCAGCTGGTCTGGGCTCAGCGGGCCATGAACCGGGAGATCGTGGCTGTGGTCGGGCTCGGATTTGTCGGGGCGGTCATGGCGGCTGTGGTAGCCGACACCGCTGATGCCAAAGGCGATCCGGCAAAATTTGTCATTGGCATGCAGCGGCCGAGTGTCCGAAGCTTCTGGAAGATACCGTTACTCAACCGCGGCATCGCGCCGGTCAAGGCGGAAGATCCGGAAGTGGAGCCTATGATCAGGCGCTGTGTTCTGGAGAAAAAGAGCCTGGTGGCTACCTATACCTATGAGGTATTGAAGCTGGTCGATGCGGTGGTGGTGGATGTGCAGTGCGACTATCTGAAGAACTCTCTCGGCAATGTTCATGATGGCCGTACAGCTATGGAGGCCCTCGAAAAATCCCTGGAGAGCATTGCCGAGCAGATTCAGCCCGACACCCTGGTTTTGATCGAGACCACGGTTGCTCCCGGCACCACCGAGCAGGTAGCGTATCCGATTATGAAGAAGGTTTTCCAGCAGCGGGGCATTCAGTCCGATCCCCTGCTGGCGCACAGTTATGAGCGGGTCATGCCGGGAAAGGAATACGTGGCCAGTATCCGTGACTTCTGGCGGGTATGCAGCGGCATTAACGATGAGGCCAGAAAGCGGGTGGTGAAATTCCTCACCGAGGTATTGAATACCAAAAAGTTTCCCCTTACGGTTCTCGACCGCCCCATAGAGTCCGAGACAGCCAAGATCGTGGAAAACAGCTTCCGGGCCACCATGCTGGCCTTTCTGGATGAGTGGAGCCTGTTCGCCGAGCGGAACGGGGTCGATCTGATCAAGGTGATCAATGCCATCAAGGTCCGGCCCACACATGACAATATCATCTTTCCCGGCCCCGGCATCGGGGGCTACTGCCTGCCCAAGGACGGAGCCCTTGGCATGTGGGCCTATAAGCATATTTTCGGCTGGGAGGATGATATTTTCACCATCACCCCGGCAGCCATCAATATCAATGACACCAGGTCCCTGCACGTAGCCCAGCTTGTCAGGGATGCCTTGAGGAATATGGACCGCCCGATCGCTGCCGCAGAGATTCTGCTGCTTGGGGCCGCCTACCGGGAGGATGTGGGAGACACCCGCTACAGCGGATCAGAGCTGGTGGTCCGGCGGCTGACCGAAATGGGTGCTGAAATGCGCGTCCACGATCCCTATGTGCAGCACTGGTGGGAGCTGGAAAAACAGGACACCTACCCGACTCCAGGCTACAGCCTGGCCCGGTTCTTCAGAAATCAGGACAAGCTGAAAAATCTTCGGATTACCCAAAACCTGGAAGATGCCTTGAAGGGAGCCGATGCAGTTATCTTTGCCGTCCGGCATCAGCCCTATCTGCAATTGCAGCCGGAGGAAGTGGTTCGCATGGCTGGCAAGCCGCTGGCCATAATCGACTGCTTCGGGGTCCTGAATGACGAGAAGATCGCAAAATACTTCGAACTGGGATGCGAAGTCAAGGGACTTGGCCGGGGCCATGTAAGCCGCATTAAACGGGCGGTCAAGGAAAGAAAAGCCCGTGAACTGGTGCGGTAGATTTTTTAAGCTGGCCGATGGTTACCACGCGGTCACCTTTTTCAGCAGGAAGAATGGGTATTTTGTGATTTGCTGCACATTACCCAGGCATTATACATGTCGGTAGGCTCTTTGAGAACATCCATGGTTTATCCTCATGACCATGTCTGCCCCTCTCTCTTTGTGCCTCTTCCGGATCTGCGTCTTGAGACTGTTGCCAGACCCTTAACTCAGTTCAAACGCCAGGGAGTACGGCTTGCCCTGCCTGGCAGGCATAGTCGATTCCATCTGCAATGTAACCAACAAAATGGGGTTAACCAGAATGGCACTTACACAGGCCGGGCTTCTCCTTATGAGAACAGAAAGGGCACGAAGACCACGCAGAGATCAAGCTTTTTAAAGGGTCAGGGTCCAGGGCAGGGTCCCTCGTGGCATGGGCAGGATGCCCATGCCACTTTTTCTCTCTCTAAGTCTGGCTAACCGTCATTCCCGCGTAGGCGGGAATGACAAGGAAAGTACTATGTTTTAACTGGCCGTGTATGTAAGAAGTTCTGTACTAAGAGAGGGAAAGGCAGCGGGTTATTCTTCGGTGATATCCTGCGCTTCGTGCCCGCACTGAGCAATGATCTCGTCAAGATCCTGGTCAGTGAGGTCAAACATGTCCGAGGCGATGATAGCGCCATCGGCGTCGGTTTTGATTTTGGTGATCCCCGGACATTGCTCCTCCAGCATCCGGATGGTGGCTGCCTGTTGATTTACTTTCTTGAGCAGGTATCGGTTCTTGGCCTCCAGATCAAACCGCTCCAGGGCCTGATGAATGGTAACCATCAGCTCAAGGCTGTTCCACGGCTTGGTCAGAAAGCGGAAGATTTCTCCTTCATTAATGGCCCTGATAGCTGCCTCCAGACTGGCCTGGCCGGTAAGCATCACCCTGATGGTAAAGGGATGCCTCTCCCTGACCAGTTTCAGGAATTCACTGCCATAAAGGCCGGGCATCCGCTCATCGGAAATAACCAGATGGATCTTTTGTCTATCGATAATCTCAAGGCCTTCAATAGCGTTCGGGGCTGTAAAAATGACATATTTCTCTTCCGCCAGAGCACGTTTGAGCGACTTCAGGACCATTGGATCATCATCAACCAGGAGGATATTATGATTCTTCACTGTCAGCCCTCTCATCGGGGAATAGAACCAGGATCACCCCATCCGATGGTTCTATGGATGCAAATCGTATGGCTACAGCCCGTCCCGTAAAATTTTGAAAAAGGTTTCCCCTGCATTGCCGCTGTTTCATGTCACCTGTGGTAATATCCCGGATTATCCGCATGATCGGGTCCGGCAACAGATCGATGTCTTTCCTCCTGACCAGGGGTCTTCCGAGAAGTATCTGGGACTGCCTGTTGGCTACGGTAACGATCCCCTGGCTGTCAAAGGCCATAATCGGAACCGGAAAACAATCGATTATCTGCTGGGATAGAGACAATATCCGGTTTTGAGCCAGCAGGTCAGCGGTACGGCTGATTACCATTTGCTCCAGCTCTTCATTCAATTCACGCAGTTCCCGGTTCTGTTTGCGAACTATCTCGGTAAGCTGCCGGTTCTCCTCAAACAGACGGTAATGTTCAATGGCATTGCTCACCATAAGCTTCAGGTGGTCGTCATTCCAGGGCTTGGGAATGAATTTGTAGATCTCCCCTTCGTTAATGGCGGCGACAATAGACTTGGTATCGGCAAATCCGGATACGACTATTCTCACGATCTGAGGGTGGCGCTGGCGAACCTCTCTGAGAAAAGCTACCCCATCCATGCCTGGCATCCGGTAGTCAGCCATTACCAGGTGAACGGATTCTTTTTCCAGGATCGCCAGTCCATCCTGAGCATTTTCCGCCAGGAATAGCCGGTAATTATCTTCCATGAAAAGCCGCTGCAAAGATCGCAGTACATTCCGCTCGTCATCAACCACCAGGATGGAAGGGGAGAGAGAATCCTGCTGGTTGAGACTTATCTTACCAATCTCCATGATTGCCAATTCTCCGCGTGAAATGGAAGGTCAGCTTATTTTTTAATTCGGTACAATTCCTCCATCTCTTCAATCAGAGTGGTCTATCCCGGACAATTCTCGAAGAGAGGATAAATTTGGGCCGATGAAATCAATAGATAAGAGGTTTGCCCTTAATAGAGATGGATTTCCTCAAGGAGTCTGACCGGCTCATGATCGATAGAGTGAAGACTACTGATTTGAAAGTTGGAATGTATATTGACCGGATTGAAGCTTCCTGGTTTAAGCACCCGTTTTTTCTGAATCATTTCGTCATCCGTGCAGAAGCGGAAATTAAAAAGCTTATTGAGTCGAAAATTGAAACGGTCTATGTGGATTTTGAAAAATCGACCCATCTGAGCGAGAACCGGAATGGTAAAGCCAGGGTTCCCTTTGGGCAGGAAATCGAGAGGTCCAAGGCTATCTACCAGGAGTCACGTCTGGCAATTCAGGAGCTCATGCAGGACACGAAAATGGGAAAAAATATTAACTGTCCGCAACTGTATCAGCTGGTAGGCAATATGACAGACAGCATTTTCCGTAACTCACAGGCCCTCTTGAGCCTGTCCCGGTTAAAGGATTATGATAAATATCTCTACAGCCACTCCATCAATACCTGTATTTTATGTCTGTCCATCGCCCGCGAAATCGATATGGACCCTGATGAAGTCATGAGTCTCGGCATAGGCAGCCTGCTGCACGACATAGGGCTCATGAAGATTCCCCAGCATCTTTTACAGGAAAGCTATTCCCCCACCGTGCAGGAAGAGAACCTCATTAAAAAACATCCTGATTATAGTGCCGAAATATTGCGGGAAACGGAGGGAATAACTGAAGATGTGGTTCTTATGGCCCAAAACCATCACGAGAAATATAACGGCGATGGATATCCTCGCGGCCTGGCTGGAAGGTCCATCGGGACCTTCGGCCTGATAATCCGGATTGCCGACTTCTATGATCATATAACCAGCAAGTGGCGAAAACATGAGGCGGTCCTTCCCTTCGAAGCCATCAAGATGATTCTGGAGCGGTCCCAGACCGACTTTTCCCCTCTGTATGCGGCCAAGTTTGTTCAGTGCCTGGGAATCTATCCGATCGGCACCCTGGTCGAATTGAACACGCATGAGATCGGAATTGTCATGGAAATTAATCCGCAGGATGTCATGCGGCCCCGGGTGCTTGTCCTGACCGACCCACACTGCCTGCCGTTAAAAGAAAAAATCCTTGTGGATTTGACTGATCCTGACCAGGACACTCAGCAGAAAGAAATCATTCGTCCCTTGAATCCCCGCCTGCTGGGCATCGATCCGGAAGAATATGTGGCTCATTATCAAGGATAACGGAAAAAGGAACAGATAATAACTATGGCTAAGATACTCTATATTGAAGATGAGAAAATCCACAGGGATCTAATCAGAAACATTCTGTGCGAACATGAAATTATTGATGCCTCGGATGGATTTGAGGGGATCGAGAAAGCCCGGCAGGAAAAACCTGATTTAATCCTGATCGATATCAATCTTCCCGGCATAAATGGATATGAAACCACGACCAGGATCCGGAATATGGAAGGAATCCGGGCTATCCCCATTGTGGCTGTGACTGCTGACAGTGCTGATGAGAACAGGGAAATATCCCTGGCTGCCGGATGTGATGGATTTATCAGCAAACTCTCTCGCCTGGAAGAATACCGTCGTAAGGTTCAGTGGTATCTCGAAGGGAAAAAGGACGCTCTTGAGGATTCCGATAAACTCAATTACCTGAAAAAATACCAGGACCGGCTGGTTACCCATCTGGAAGAAAAAATAGCTGAGCTTGAAAGAGAGAAGAACAACTTAAAAACTACCCAGAGTCAGCTCCTGCAGCAGGAAAAAATGGCTTCCATCGGCCAGTTGGCAGCGGGCGTTGCTCATGAGATCAATAACCCGATCGGATACATCAACAGCAATCTGTGCACCCTGAAAAAATACCTGGCAAAGATCTGCCTGTATAAAAAGCATTGCCAGGAAGTATGGTCGGGCTTGAAAGATATTGACCACCCCAAGATAAAGGATGCCTTCCTGGACCTGGAAAACTGTTCCACAGAGCTTAAGTTGCCTTTTATTTTCGAGGATATTGAATCCCTGGTTGACGAATCCCTTGAAGGAACGGAGCGGGTCCGCAAAATCGTGGCTGACCTGAAGAGCTTTTCCCACCTGGATGAAGCGGAACTGAAGGATGCCGACCTCAACCAGGGATTGCAGAGTACCATAAATATTGTCTGGAATGAGCTCAAGTATAAGGCAAATTTGATCAAGGAACTGGGAGAAATCCCTCTGGTCCGCTGCTATCCTCAGCAAATCAATCAGGTTTTTATGAATTTATTGGTTAATGCCGCCCAGGCGATTGAATCCCAGGGGGAGATCCGGGTCAAGACATCCCTTGAGGAAGGACAGGTTCTGGTCGAAATCAGTGATACGGGTTGCGGTATTCCGCAGGAAAACCTGTCACGGATCTTTGAGCCGTTTTTCACCACCAAGGAAATCGGCAAAGGAACCGGGCTGGGGCTGAGTATGGCCTATGATATTATCCGGAAACATAGAGGGGAAATCCAGGTCACGAGCCAAATCGGAAAAGGAACGACTTTCCGGCTCCTTATTCCTCTGGATGGTGTGGATGTGCAGCACAAAAATACCCTGATACCGGGAGGAGAGGATAGGATAGGAAAGGAGCTATGAAAAGTTATAATATCTTGCTTGTCGATGATGATGCAGCAATCCTCAAAGCCTTGAAACGGGCTTTACTTGAAGAGGAAAAGGTTAGACAATACAATATATTCACTACGACAAGCCCTTTTGAAGCTTTCAACATTATCGAAAATTATAAAATACACCTGGTCATCTCGGACGAGAAAATGCCGGAGATGCCAGGGCATGTTTTTTTACGGCGAATTCGCAGCATGGCCCCCCAGACTATGAGAATAATGCTGACCGGACAAACGGACCTCAAAGTAGCTATTCAAGCAATCAATGAGGGTGAAATATACCGCTTTTTAACCAAACCGTGGGATAACTTCGAACTGAGCGTAATAGTTAACCAGGCACTTAACCTGTTTGACCTCGAAGCAAAAAACCGGTATCTCTTAAGAAAGGTAAATCAACAGGCTGCGACCCTGTGCGTTCTCGAAAACAGGTACCCCGAAATTTCCAGCGAAAAACCGGATGCTGAGAAGACAGCGGGGGACAGTAACTTCGCCGAGCTTACTGATGAGGAAATTAACGAGCTCATTGCCCAGTACGAACAGGAAACCAAAGGGTTCCCTCCCGCGGGAGGGAGTTCTGACTAGCCCCCTGCCATAACTGATTCTTTCATTTTTCTTTGTGCCTGCCCCTTTGCCCCTCTGAACCTGAGTAGTTACTGTTGATAAACATAAATCAGGTTCTTGATAGCGTTGATCTGTTTGAGCGAAATGAGGCTGGCTATATTTTCTTCCTGAAGAATAGTATCCTGCTGCATGAAAATAGCACCGTTGTTAGTTTTTACCGGTCTTGACAACTTCATACCTGGGGTCAATTTCTCGGCCGGCAGCCATATTTCTCCGCTCTGTGTGACTACACAAGCCTGCATTTCCTGAATAACCAGGCATAAGTAGTCCACGGTATTTGGATCCAGCAGAGTTCCCCGGTATTTTCTCAAGTAGGTCATGCACTGTTGATTCGATAAGTGTTTTCCCTCAATGGCAGTCTGCTTGAGGCGGTCGAACTCATCAGCCACCCTGATAATCCTGGCCAGCTTCGGGATTTCCAGTCCCTTGAGGCCGTCGGGGTATCCCTGACCATTATACTGTTCATGGTGGCTTCGGATAATCAACCCTATGTCCTTCAAGTTTCTGACAGAGCTGATTGCAGACTGGCCATTGACAGGGTGTTGTTTGAAGAGCTCCTGTTCGTTGGTACTCATGAGGTAGAAGGGCTTGTGGGGAAGTCCTTTGGGAAGGCTGATCAGGCCGATATCATGAAGCAGGGCTGCTATCTCCAGGTGTTCTAATTCGGTTTTCGTAAGAAGCATTTTCTGGCCGATCAGCTTGACGGTAACAGCCACTCTCTTACAGTGATCACCTATCAGATTGTCAAAATCAGATATCAGGGCAATACAAACCCGAATGAATGCCATAAAATTTTGCTTCAATTCCTGGCAAAGATTATCCAGTTCTTCGGTTCTCTTGCGAACCTTCTCTTCAAGCTGGAGGTTAATATTTTTCAGTTGTTCATTCTGCCGCTGAGTGATCTCCTGTAACCTTTTGTTCTCCTGCATAAGATTGTACTGCGCTAAAGCCTGCCTGACCTTGATTTTCAGGTCTTCATCAACCCAGGGCTTGGTGATATACAGATATATCTGACCCTGATTAATGGCTGAGATAGCTGCCTGAATATCGCTGCTTCCGGTCAGTAAAATACGCATAGTTTCAGGATACTTCTCCCGCACTTTTTCCAGTAACTGTGAACCGGTCATGTGAGGCATCTTTTGATCG is a window from the bacterium genome containing:
- a CDS encoding HD domain-containing phosphohydrolase; protein product: MPLIEMDFLKESDRLMIDRVKTTDLKVGMYIDRIEASWFKHPFFLNHFVIRAEAEIKKLIESKIETVYVDFEKSTHLSENRNGKARVPFGQEIERSKAIYQESRLAIQELMQDTKMGKNINCPQLYQLVGNMTDSIFRNSQALLSLSRLKDYDKYLYSHSINTCILCLSIAREIDMDPDEVMSLGIGSLLHDIGLMKIPQHLLQESYSPTVQEENLIKKHPDYSAEILRETEGITEDVVLMAQNHHEKYNGDGYPRGLAGRSIGTFGLIIRIADFYDHITSKWRKHEAVLPFEAIKMILERSQTDFSPLYAAKFVQCLGIYPIGTLVELNTHEIGIVMEINPQDVMRPRVLVLTDPHCLPLKEKILVDLTDPDQDTQQKEIIRPLNPRLLGIDPEEYVAHYQG
- a CDS encoding response regulator; the protein is MKSYNILLVDDDAAILKALKRALLEEEKVRQYNIFTTTSPFEAFNIIENYKIHLVISDEKMPEMPGHVFLRRIRSMAPQTMRIMLTGQTDLKVAIQAINEGEIYRFLTKPWDNFELSVIVNQALNLFDLEAKNRYLLRKVNQQAATLCVLENRYPEISSEKPDAEKTAGDSNFAELTDEEINELIAQYEQETKGFPPAGGSSD
- a CDS encoding nucleotide sugar dehydrogenase, with the protein product MDKQYSISPDGEKFAIPQEEDYKQEFVRIEQLVWAQRAMNREIVAVVGLGFVGAVMAAVVADTADAKGDPAKFVIGMQRPSVRSFWKIPLLNRGIAPVKAEDPEVEPMIRRCVLEKKSLVATYTYEVLKLVDAVVVDVQCDYLKNSLGNVHDGRTAMEALEKSLESIAEQIQPDTLVLIETTVAPGTTEQVAYPIMKKVFQQRGIQSDPLLAHSYERVMPGKEYVASIRDFWRVCSGINDEARKRVVKFLTEVLNTKKFPLTVLDRPIESETAKIVENSFRATMLAFLDEWSLFAERNGVDLIKVINAIKVRPTHDNIIFPGPGIGGYCLPKDGALGMWAYKHIFGWEDDIFTITPAAININDTRSLHVAQLVRDALRNMDRPIAAAEILLLGAAYREDVGDTRYSGSELVVRRLTEMGAEMRVHDPYVQHWWELEKQDTYPTPGYSLARFFRNQDKLKNLRITQNLEDALKGADAVIFAVRHQPYLQLQPEEVVRMAGKPLAIIDCFGVLNDEKIAKYFELGCEVKGLGRGHVSRIKRAVKERKARELVR
- a CDS encoding response regulator, whose protein sequence is MKNHNILLVDDDPMVLKSLKRALAEEKYVIFTAPNAIEGLEIIDRQKIHLVISDERMPGLYGSEFLKLVRERHPFTIRVMLTGQASLEAAIRAINEGEIFRFLTKPWNSLELMVTIHQALERFDLEAKNRYLLKKVNQQAATIRMLEEQCPGITKIKTDADGAIIASDMFDLTDQDLDEIIAQCGHEAQDITEE
- a CDS encoding response regulator, yielding MEIGKISLNQQDSLSPSILVVDDERNVLRSLQRLFMEDNYRLFLAENAQDGLAILEKESVHLVMADYRMPGMDGVAFLREVRQRHPQIVRIVVSGFADTKSIVAAINEGEIYKFIPKPWNDDHLKLMVSNAIEHYRLFEENRQLTEIVRKQNRELRELNEELEQMVISRTADLLAQNRILSLSQQIIDCFPVPIMAFDSQGIVTVANRQSQILLGRPLVRRKDIDLLPDPIMRIIRDITTGDMKQRQCRGNLFQNFTGRAVAIRFASIEPSDGVILVLFPDERADSEES
- a CDS encoding ATP-binding protein, giving the protein MAKILYIEDEKIHRDLIRNILCEHEIIDASDGFEGIEKARQEKPDLILIDINLPGINGYETTTRIRNMEGIRAIPIVAVTADSADENREISLAAGCDGFISKLSRLEEYRRKVQWYLEGKKDALEDSDKLNYLKKYQDRLVTHLEEKIAELEREKNNLKTTQSQLLQQEKMASIGQLAAGVAHEINNPIGYINSNLCTLKKYLAKICLYKKHCQEVWSGLKDIDHPKIKDAFLDLENCSTELKLPFIFEDIESLVDESLEGTERVRKIVADLKSFSHLDEAELKDADLNQGLQSTINIVWNELKYKANLIKELGEIPLVRCYPQQINQVFMNLLVNAAQAIESQGEIRVKTSLEEGQVLVEISDTGCGIPQENLSRIFEPFFTTKEIGKGTGLGLSMAYDIIRKHRGEIQVTSQIGKGTTFRLLIPLDGVDVQHKNTLIPGGEDRIGKEL
- a CDS encoding HD domain-containing phosphohydrolase; this encodes MTPKNSLLFVDDEPNITRSLQRLFQDDDYQIYTADSGDGALKILQTHAVSAVISDQKMPHMTGSQLLEKVREKYPETMRILLTGSSDIQAAISAINQGQIYLYITKPWVDEDLKIKVRQALAQYNLMQENKRLQEITQRQNEQLKNINLQLEEKVRKRTEELDNLCQELKQNFMAFIRVCIALISDFDNLIGDHCKRVAVTVKLIGQKMLLTKTELEHLEIAALLHDIGLISLPKGLPHKPFYLMSTNEQELFKQHPVNGQSAISSVRNLKDIGLIIRSHHEQYNGQGYPDGLKGLEIPKLARIIRVADEFDRLKQTAIEGKHLSNQQCMTYLRKYRGTLLDPNTVDYLCLVIQEMQACVVTQSGEIWLPAEKLTPGMKLSRPVKTNNGAIFMQQDTILQEENIASLISLKQINAIKNLIYVYQQ
- a CDS encoding AAA family ATPase — its product is MKQQAKPERSSLNDANGITRLAVSGYKSISQEQSIDMKPLTVLAGANSSGKSSIMQPLLLLKQTLEASYDPGALLLNGPNVRFTSVDQLFSRTGNKKKRADTFRVGIEIASETTLTISFHRQPKKGIEIQQMTFISDSEKTALSPGMTHDEIISIIPSSVEKLPKMFAGEKKKEPGWTVVRDRCFLLLALKLKDGKEIRISIPGLLQGITSLSPGMTVEPYIRELIHLPGLRGNPERTYPVTAVGSMFPGTFQEYTASVIAQWQADNQEDKIEGLSKDLERLGLTWKVHAKPINETQVEIQVGRLTRAARGGAGDLVNIADVGFGLSQTLPLIVAIHAAKPGQLLYVEQPEIHLHPGAQFAMARVLADAANRGVRVVIETHSSLLLLGVQTIVAEGALSPDKLKLHWFKRRENGATEIRSADLDEAGAFGDWPEDFDKVALDAQSRYLNAAEARLMRK